The following are encoded in a window of Pirellulaceae bacterium genomic DNA:
- a CDS encoding DUF4404 family protein, with protein sequence MEKKRLQGTLEELHESLQETHEIDEQTRRLLKDLTNDIQRLLEQEDQPSSDDLNSVSDDLKELLLKFQTEHPQLNGVLRRIADGLANLGI encoded by the coding sequence ATGGAAAAAAAACGCCTTCAAGGTACGCTCGAAGAACTGCATGAGTCACTGCAGGAAACTCATGAGATCGATGAGCAGACGCGTCGTCTGCTCAAAGATTTGACGAACGACATTCAGCGATTGCTAGAGCAAGAAGATCAACCAAGTTCGGATGACTTAAATTCGGTGTCGGATGATTTGAAGGAGTTGCTCCTCAAATTTCAAACCGAACATCCGCAACTGAATGGTGTGCTGAGGCGGATTGCCGACGGGTTAGCCAACCTCGGCATCTAA
- a CDS encoding protein-L-isoaspartate(D-aspartate) O-methyltransferase codes for MNFATNGAPDRQASLRVRRLEMVEKQLRLRGINDERVIQAMLEVPREKFVPERLRDSAYDDCALPIEANQTISQPFTVAFMCQAVGLQGGESVLEVGTGSGYSAAVLACLARNVYSVERVDELFQTASTRLERLRCRNVQVKLDDGTLGWQEFGPFDAILVTAGGVQLPEPLGKQLKEGGRLVMPIGRSRTSQTMYRYIRLGEGFQREELGRFRFVPLIGTHGWEPN; via the coding sequence ATGAATTTCGCGACGAATGGGGCTCCTGATCGTCAGGCAAGTTTACGAGTCCGTCGCCTGGAGATGGTGGAGAAACAACTGCGACTCCGCGGTATTAATGACGAACGCGTGATTCAGGCGATGTTGGAAGTGCCGCGGGAAAAGTTTGTACCCGAACGACTGCGAGATTCTGCCTACGACGATTGTGCCTTGCCAATCGAAGCGAATCAGACGATTTCCCAGCCATTTACCGTCGCTTTTATGTGTCAGGCAGTTGGATTGCAGGGGGGAGAGTCAGTGCTCGAGGTGGGCACTGGTTCCGGTTATTCGGCAGCTGTGTTGGCCTGCTTGGCCCGAAATGTCTATTCGGTTGAGCGGGTTGACGAACTTTTTCAGACAGCTTCGACTCGTCTTGAGCGGCTGCGTTGCAGGAACGTCCAAGTGAAGCTGGATGACGGCACGCTCGGGTGGCAAGAATTCGGACCGTTTGATGCGATCCTAGTGACGGCGGGTGGAGTGCAGCTTCCTGAACCGCTTGGGAAACAACTCAAAGAAGGCGGTCGACTTGTGATGCCGATCGGTCGCTCCCGAACATCACAAACAATGTACCGATACATCCGGCTGGGCGAAGGATTTCAACGAGAGGAGCTCGGACGCTTCCGATTTGTGCCATTGATCGGCACGCATGGGTGGGAGCCCAATTGA
- a CDS encoding hemerythrin domain-containing protein: MKHETYLLIRNNHAIIDELLATAERTLPEQQTAASEVADLLDRLQQHVTARFQEEVENELFNSLIAMAPRLQHAIDLLRQDHEQLLKLLNTLCEQAKSENLGRQERDALEQMFQKFSDLYNAHEQREQDLILAAYDDDLGRGD, translated from the coding sequence ATGAAACATGAAACCTATTTGTTGATCCGAAATAATCACGCAATCATCGATGAACTGCTGGCAACGGCAGAGCGAACACTACCAGAGCAGCAAACAGCCGCGTCAGAAGTAGCAGACCTGCTGGATCGACTACAACAACATGTCACGGCTCGATTCCAGGAGGAGGTGGAAAATGAACTATTCAACAGCTTGATCGCCATGGCACCGCGACTCCAGCACGCCATCGACCTGTTGCGGCAAGATCATGAGCAACTTTTGAAACTCCTCAACACACTTTGCGAACAAGCCAAATCCGAAAATCTTGGCCGGCAAGAGAGGGACGCACTCGAACAAATGTTTCAGAAGTTTAGCGATTTGTACAACGCTCACGAACAACGTGAACAAGACTTAATCCTGGCGGCTTACGACGATGATTTAGGCCGAGGTGATTAG